One part of the Perognathus longimembris pacificus isolate PPM17 chromosome 10, ASM2315922v1, whole genome shotgun sequence genome encodes these proteins:
- the Ppp4r2 gene encoding serine/threonine-protein phosphatase 4 regulatory subunit 2, with protein sequence MDVERLQEALKDFEKRGKKEVCPVLDQFLCHVAKTGETMIQWSQFKGYFIFKLEKVMDDFRTSAPEPRGPPNPNVEYIPFDEMKERILKIVTGFNGIPFTIQRLCELLTDPRRNYTGTDKFLRGVEKNVMVVSCVYPSSEKNSSNSLNRMNGVMFPGNSPSYTDRSNINGPGTPRPLNRPKVSLSAPLTTNGLPESTDSKESSLQQSEEENHSDSPPSESEVSSVSSLKNKYPDEDAVEPEGHEVKRLRFDREEVRETASPTAAGEMSSVEVEETEASSSSQDKDKDSSRSRQHCSEEDEEEDEEGEEESYMTSRESIAERKIEEEESDDALTVNDETSEENNQMEESGQSQAENDLHCESSGSAGPEGSGSDCQETEELVGSTSNKTGEIASESSMENDYEATEGTDEPMEQD encoded by the exons ATGGACGTCGAGAGGCTGCAGGAGGCGCTGAAAG ATTttgagaagagggggaaaaaggaagttTGTCCCGTCCTGGATCAGTTTCTTTGTCATGTAGCCAAGACTGGGGAAACCAT GATCCAATGGTCCCAATTTAAAGGCTACTTTATTTTCAAACTGGAGAAAGTGATGGATGATTTCAGAACTTCAGCTCCTGAACCTAGAGGTCCTCCAAATCCTAATGTTGAATATATTCCCTTTgatgaaatgaaggaaagaatacTGAAAATTGTCACTGGATTTAATGG TATCCCTTTTACTATTCAGCGACTATGTGAATTGCTAACAGATCCAAGGAGAAACTATACAGGAACAGACAAATTTCTCAGAGGAGTAGaaaag AATGTGATGGTTGTTAGCTGTGTTTATCCTTCTTCAGA gaaaaaCAGTTCCAATAGTTTAAATCGGATGAATGGTGTTATGTTTCCTGGGAATTCACCAAGCTACACTGACCG GTCTAATATAAATGGACCTGGAACACCCAGGCCTCTTAATCGACCGAAGGTTTCTTTGTCAGCCCCTTTGACAACGAATGGTTTGCCTGAGAGCACAGATAGCAAAGAGTCCAGTCTACAAcaaagtgaagaagaaaaccacag TGATTCTCCACCCTCTGAATCAGAAGTTTCCTCAGTAagctctttaaaaaacaaatatccaGATGAAGATGCTGTGGAACCCGAAGGGCATGAGGTGAAAAGACTAAGGTTCGACAGAGAAGAGGTCAGAGAGACAGCCAGTCCGACGGCTGCTGGCGAGATGTCTTCAGTCGAAGTGGAAGAAACAGAAGCATCATCTTCATCTCAGGATAAAGACAAAGACAGTAGTCGCTCCAGGCAGCACTGTTCcgaggaggatgaagaagaggatgaagaaggggaagaagaa tCTTATATGACATCAAGAGAATCGATTGCagaaagaaaaattgaagaaGAAGAATCTGATGATGCCTTAACTGTGAATGATGAGACTTCTGAGGAAAACAATCAAATGGAAGAATCCGGTCAGTCTCAAGCTGAGAACGATTTGCATTGTGAAAGTAGTGGAAGTGCAGGCCCTGAAGGTAGTGGTTCAGACTGCCAGGAGACAGAAGAATTAGTAGGATCCACTTCCAATAAAACTGGAGAGATTGCCTCAGAATCATCCATGGAAAATGACTATGAAGCCACGGAAGGCACAGATGAGCCAATGGAACAAGACTAA